A part of Astyanax mexicanus isolate ESR-SI-001 chromosome 2, AstMex3_surface, whole genome shotgun sequence genomic DNA contains:
- the aqp9a gene encoding aquaporin-9a, which produces MKQHCALKHGIFKEFLAEFLGTFVLVLFGCGSVAQTVLSRNTLGEPLTIHLGFTTGLMMGVYVAGGVSGGHLNPAVSLAMVILGKLKIWKFPIYVIAQFLGAFAGAAGVFGLYYDAFMDFTSGILSVTGINATGHIFASYPGRHLTVLGGFIDQVFGTGMLVLCILAITDGKNIGAPKGVEPLAIGLIILGISVSMGMNCGYPLNPARDLGPRLFTAVAGWGMEVFSTADYWWWIPVAGPLIGGITGAVVYFLLIELHHSDHSEKAHEEPEEEEEDDEEEEDSSLKDKYEMITMS; this is translated from the exons ATGAAGCAGCACTGTGCTCTGAAACATGGCATTTTTAAAGAGTTCTTGGCGGAATTTCTTGGAACGTTCGTGTTGGTG TTATTTGGCTGTGGATCGGTTGCTCAGACAGTCCTGAGCAGGAATACACTGGGGGAGCCTCTCACTATTCACCTTGGTTTCACTACCGGCCTCATGATGGGTGTCTACGTGGCTGGTGGAGTTTCAG GAGGTCATTTGAACCCAGCCGTGTCACTGGCCATGGTCATACTGGGAAAACTGAAGATCTGGAAGTTCCCTATTTATGTTATCGCTCAGTTCCTGGGTGCCTttgctggagctgctggagtttttgggCTGTATTATG ATGCCTTCATGGATTTTACCAGTGGGATACTGTCAGTGACTGGCATCAATGCTACAGGTCACATTTTTGCCTCCTATCCTGGAAGACATCTTACTGTACTTGGAGGATTCATTGACCAG GTGTTTGGAACAGGAATGCTGGTGCTGTGCATCCTGGCCATAACCGATGGCAAGAATATAGGAGCCCCTAAAGGTGTGGAGCCTCTAGCCATTGGTCTCATCATCCTGGGCATTAGTGTCTCAATGGGGATGAACTGTGGATACCCACTGAACCCTGCCAGGGATTTGGGGCCTAGACTCTTTACCGCTGTGGCTGGCTGGGGCATGGAGGTGTTCAG CACTGCAGATTACTGGTGGTGGATCCCAGTGGCCGGACCATTGATAGGGGGAATCACAGGAGCTGTTGTCTACTTTCTCCTGATAGAGCTCCATCACTCTGACCACTCAGAGAAAGCCCACGAGGagcctgaggaagaggaggaagacgaTGAAGAGGAAGAGGACAGCAGCCTGAAGGACAAATATGAAATGATCACCATGagctaa